The following are encoded together in the Thermococcus sibiricus MM 739 genome:
- a CDS encoding glycosyltransferase family 2 protein: protein MFPRVSIIILNWNGWRDTIECLESVYRITYPNYDVVVVDNGSQDDSVQKIKEYAEGKVRVNSKFFEYNTENKPIKVFEVSEDDAREGRFNRPLYEKYDVDRRMILIKNKDNYGFAGGNNIGIKFALSVLNPEYILLLNNDTVVDPKFLDELVKVAESDEKIGIVGPKIYYYDYKGRSDVIWFDGGRIHWWWLWAYSSSKDSERDTHPRNVEWITGAALMMNTKYFKTLNSKYFFGNEDVELGIKANRKGLRVICVPSSKVWHKVGVSRKKAKVNIRALEGYFNFVRVNFSSLTYAYQVVINTLLIPVRFILNRDLNMLYYLLQKFKQRQ, encoded by the coding sequence GTGTTTCCCCGTGTCTCTATAATTATTTTGAACTGGAACGGCTGGAGGGATACGATAGAGTGCTTGGAATCGGTTTACAGGATCACTTATCCTAATTACGATGTTGTTGTTGTTGATAATGGTTCCCAGGATGATTCTGTTCAAAAGATTAAGGAGTATGCTGAGGGGAAAGTCAGGGTTAATTCAAAGTTTTTTGAATATAATACAGAAAATAAGCCGATTAAGGTTTTCGAGGTTAGTGAGGACGATGCGAGGGAAGGAAGGTTCAACAGGCCACTTTATGAGAAGTATGACGTTGATAGGAGAATGATCTTGATCAAAAACAAGGACAATTACGGCTTTGCAGGCGGGAATAACATAGGAATAAAATTTGCACTAAGCGTTTTGAATCCCGAATACATACTGCTTTTGAACAACGACACGGTAGTTGATCCAAAGTTCTTGGATGAGCTTGTCAAAGTTGCTGAAAGCGACGAAAAAATAGGGATTGTTGGGCCAAAAATTTACTATTATGATTATAAAGGGAGAAGTGATGTAATTTGGTTTGATGGTGGACGTATCCATTGGTGGTGGCTTTGGGCATATTCTTCTAGTAAAGATTCTGAAAGAGACACCCATCCTAGAAATGTTGAATGGATCACAGGGGCCGCCTTAATGATGAATACCAAATATTTTAAGACATTGAATTCCAAATACTTCTTTGGGAACGAAGATGTTGAGCTAGGTATAAAAGCCAATCGCAAAGGGTTGAGGGTCATCTGTGTTCCCAGTTCTAAAGTCTGGCACAAAGTTGGTGTTTCACGAAAAAAGGCCAAAGTTAATATAAGAGCATTAGAGGGATATTTCAATTTTGTTCGTGTAAACTTTTCTTCTCTAACGTATGCTTACCAAGTTGTAATCAACACTTTGCTCATTCCAGTCCGTTTTATTTTAAACAGAGATTTAAACATGCTTTATTACCTTCTCCAGAAGTTTAAACAACGGCAATGA